From Streptomyces sp. NBC_01754, a single genomic window includes:
- the gap gene encoding type I glyceraldehyde-3-phosphate dehydrogenase, whose amino-acid sequence MTIRVGINGFGRIGRNYFRALLEQGADIEIVAVNDLGDTATTAHLLKYDTILGRLKAEVSHTADTITVDGHTIKVLSERNPADIPWGELGVDVVIESTGIFTKKADAEKHIAGGAKKVLISAPAKDEDITIVMGVNQDKYDAANHHVISNASCTTNCVAPMAKVLDENFGIVKGLMTTVHAYTNDQRILDFPHSDLRRARAAAENIIPTTTGAAKATALVLPQLKGKLDGIAMRVPVPTGSATDLVVTLQREVTKDEVNAAFKKAADDGDLKGFLTYTEDPIVSSDIVGDPASCTFDSSLTMVQEGNSVKILGWYDNEWGYSNRLVDLTVFVGGQL is encoded by the coding sequence GTGACGATCCGCGTAGGCATCAACGGCTTTGGCCGCATCGGTCGCAACTACTTCCGTGCGCTGCTGGAGCAGGGTGCGGACATCGAGATCGTGGCTGTCAACGACCTGGGTGACACCGCGACCACGGCACACCTGCTGAAGTACGACACCATCCTGGGTCGTCTCAAGGCAGAGGTCAGCCACACCGCCGACACCATCACGGTCGACGGCCACACCATCAAGGTGCTCTCCGAGCGCAACCCGGCCGACATCCCCTGGGGTGAGCTGGGCGTCGACGTCGTCATCGAGTCGACCGGCATCTTCACCAAGAAGGCCGACGCCGAGAAGCACATCGCCGGTGGCGCCAAGAAGGTCCTCATCTCGGCTCCGGCCAAGGACGAGGACATCACCATCGTGATGGGCGTCAACCAGGACAAGTACGACGCGGCCAACCACCACGTCATCTCCAACGCCTCCTGCACCACCAACTGCGTGGCGCCGATGGCCAAGGTCCTCGACGAGAACTTCGGCATCGTCAAGGGCCTGATGACGACGGTCCACGCGTACACGAACGACCAGCGCATCCTGGACTTCCCGCACTCGGACCTGCGCCGCGCCCGCGCCGCCGCCGAGAACATCATCCCCACCACGACCGGCGCCGCCAAGGCGACCGCCCTGGTCCTGCCGCAGCTCAAGGGCAAGCTCGACGGCATCGCGATGCGCGTCCCGGTCCCGACGGGCTCCGCGACCGACCTGGTCGTGACGCTCCAGCGCGAGGTCACCAAGGACGAGGTCAACGCCGCGTTCAAGAAGGCCGCCGACGACGGCGACCTCAAGGGCTTCCTGACGTACACCGAGGACCCGATCGTGTCCTCGGACATCGTCGGCGACCCGGCCTCCTGCACCTTCGACTCCTCCCTGACCATGGTCCAGGAGGGGAACTCGGTGAAGATCCTCGGCTGGTACGACAACGAGTGGGGCTACTCCAACCGCCTCGTCGACCTGACCGTCTTCGTCGGCGGCCAGCTCTGA